One window from the genome of Pseudalkalibacillus hwajinpoensis encodes:
- a CDS encoding SIS domain-containing protein, which produces MFHDYFNKIRTSLQVIEEKEAVSIERAAVALADSIENGKIIHVFGCGHSHMMAEEVFYRAGGLVPIRPIFIEDLMLHRGGTRSSALERTNGLAREFMADQDIQKGDVVIVVSTSGRNPVPIDVALLSKERGAYVIGLTSRKASNGQSSRHKEGKYLYDVVDQVIDNHVEVGDAVIQDTENQVSFGSISTVIGMGILNGITVETIHQLIERGITPPVFKSGNVDGSDESNQALIERYKSRIPLLEGNQDF; this is translated from the coding sequence TTGTTTCATGATTACTTCAACAAAATTAGAACATCCCTTCAAGTAATTGAAGAGAAAGAAGCCGTTTCTATCGAGCGAGCAGCAGTCGCTCTAGCTGATAGCATCGAAAACGGAAAAATCATTCATGTATTTGGATGTGGACATTCTCATATGATGGCGGAAGAAGTTTTTTACCGTGCAGGTGGGCTTGTGCCAATTCGTCCTATTTTTATTGAAGACTTAATGCTCCATAGAGGCGGAACGAGATCTTCTGCTCTAGAGCGAACGAATGGATTAGCCCGGGAATTCATGGCGGACCAGGATATTCAAAAAGGCGATGTAGTGATCGTTGTATCGACGTCAGGTCGTAACCCGGTTCCGATTGATGTTGCCCTTCTTAGTAAAGAAAGAGGAGCGTACGTTATCGGCTTAACCTCACGAAAAGCTTCAAATGGACAATCATCTCGTCACAAAGAAGGAAAGTACTTGTACGATGTAGTAGATCAAGTGATTGATAACCATGTTGAGGTGGGTGATGCGGTGATTCAAGATACAGAGAATCAAGTCTCATTTGGTTCAATCTCTACCGTTATAGGAATGGGGATCCTCAACGGTATTACTGTAGAAACTATTCATCAGTTGATTGAACGGGGAATAACTCCTCCTGTGTTTAAGAGCGGGAATGTAGACGGGTCAGATGAATCGAATCAGGCATTGATTGAGAGATACAAATCACGTATTCCGCTCCTCGAAGGCAATCAAGATTTTTAG
- the liaG gene encoding LiaG family protein, which translates to MRSGFMVIVGLLAVGAVLLILFENTSLFARGSDENSIELSEKINQVSILTHSSDMNIVTESRDDVKATLNGSGELSVRKKGNAIEVEVKRKWYKFFNFNGGSDVTVYLPEDFKHDLKLEVGSGSVVFNNEENPTILNEVDIDMSSGDVELSNLETKSFEHDGSSGRLIIDRLSTEKGSFDISSGDVILTHYSGPLEGEMSSGDMKVQMDQLTGDVSFDLSSGDVDLDLPDNADFTLDSEASSGDISTKFTLEEQTISNKEISGVHGSGKYHVKISLSSGSASVY; encoded by the coding sequence GTGAGAAGTGGATTTATGGTCATTGTTGGGTTGCTTGCAGTAGGGGCGGTTTTATTAATTTTATTTGAAAACACCTCTCTTTTTGCACGAGGAAGTGATGAGAACAGCATTGAGTTAAGTGAAAAAATTAATCAAGTTAGTATTTTGACGCACAGCAGTGATATGAACATAGTCACTGAATCACGTGATGATGTGAAAGCAACCTTAAATGGTAGTGGAGAGCTTTCGGTGAGAAAGAAGGGAAATGCGATTGAAGTTGAAGTGAAGCGAAAGTGGTATAAGTTTTTTAACTTTAACGGGGGATCAGATGTTACTGTTTACCTCCCAGAAGACTTTAAACACGATCTCAAGCTTGAGGTTGGCTCAGGAAGTGTTGTCTTCAATAATGAAGAAAATCCTACCATTTTAAACGAAGTAGATATTGATATGAGTTCGGGTGATGTTGAACTTTCCAACCTGGAAACAAAAAGCTTCGAGCATGACGGCTCATCTGGTCGTCTTATCATTGATCGACTTTCAACCGAGAAGGGAAGCTTTGATATAAGTTCTGGAGACGTGATTTTAACCCATTATTCTGGCCCACTTGAGGGAGAAATGTCATCAGGTGACATGAAAGTTCAAATGGATCAGTTAACAGGGGATGTATCGTTTGACCTTAGTTCAGGTGATGTCGATTTGGACCTTCCGGACAATGCTGATTTCACATTGGATAGTGAGGCAAGCAGCGGGGACATCTCAACCAAATTCACTTTAGAAGAGCAGACGATTAGCAATAAGGAAATATCAGGAGTACATGGTTCAGGGAAGTATCACGTGAAGATATCCCTTTCAAGTGGAAGCGCCAGCGTTTATTAA
- a CDS encoding excisionase family DNA-binding protein: protein MYLTIKETAEYLSLPESYIETLIREKRVRTIFDGEQYLLYKEQFNTHFEQLEKMKRRLEEEANEPLPEDPDVKDED from the coding sequence ATGTACCTCACTATTAAAGAAACGGCAGAATATTTATCTTTACCAGAATCCTATATCGAAACGCTCATTCGAGAGAAGCGCGTTCGCACCATTTTTGATGGTGAGCAATATTTGCTATATAAAGAGCAGTTTAATACTCATTTTGAACAGTTGGAAAAAATGAAGAGACGATTAGAAGAAGAAGCCAATGAGCCGCTTCCAGAAGATCCAGATGTAAAAGATGAAGATTAA
- a CDS encoding VOC family protein: MIKQVSQIAIPVKKMERAVQFYKEHLELKLLFETNQMAFFDCNGLRLLLSLPEKETFAHASSVLYFEVSHIEKSYERLMKNGVIFISKPHLVAKTDDVETWMAFFEDSEQNTHAIMSEVLTK, translated from the coding sequence ATGATCAAACAGGTGAGCCAAATAGCGATTCCCGTCAAAAAGATGGAGCGAGCGGTCCAATTCTACAAAGAGCATTTGGAACTTAAATTATTATTTGAAACAAATCAGATGGCTTTTTTTGATTGTAATGGGCTGCGCTTGCTACTAAGTCTTCCAGAGAAAGAAACTTTCGCACATGCAAGTTCAGTTCTTTATTTTGAAGTAAGTCATATTGAGAAAAGCTACGAACGTTTAATGAAGAATGGGGTGATTTTCATTAGTAAACCTCACCTAGTTGCGAAAACAGATGACGTTGAAACGTGGATGGCGTTTTTTGAAGATAGTGAGCAAAACACACATGCCATCATGAGTGAAGTGCTAACAAAATAA
- a CDS encoding phospholipase D family protein, whose protein sequence is MKKRSWYRKKRWMIFIIFLVIYVGVITYHRFKPLPEGVSYAGEVHQINDEDIEFLFDLTYDKKEKEVYDHSIFDEINSTIQEADDFLILDLFLFNGYTDGKRDYPKISEDLANTVVEVMKAKPNLKVVLISDEVNTTYGSHEADQINKIKEMGAEVIFTDLDRLRDPNLFYSGLWRMGITWFGQEGKGWLPNPMAPSAPKVTARSYLELLNVKANHRKTVTTEDAGIIMSANPHDASGFHSNIAFKVKGEILNDLIETEKAVAAYSGGNVSSFPDTKLTDESPETPSNVKAQIVTENKIQDSVVTAIDDAKKEELIYIGMFYLADRDIVDALVDATEREVDVRLVLDPNQNAFGQQKIGLPNLPVTAELEKQGSEHLTIRWYDTNKEQFHTKLLYIKGNKESTIIGGSGNYTSRNLDDYNMETNIHLKAPNDTKVVQDVDRYFERIWSNKDGTYTADYEKYQNSLSPYKYVMYILQKLFQVTTY, encoded by the coding sequence TTGAAGAAACGATCATGGTATCGCAAAAAACGTTGGATGATATTCATTATATTTTTAGTTATTTATGTAGGCGTTATCACTTATCACCGCTTCAAGCCTTTACCTGAAGGCGTATCCTACGCAGGTGAAGTTCATCAAATAAATGATGAAGACATCGAGTTTCTTTTTGACTTAACTTACGACAAAAAGGAGAAAGAAGTTTATGATCATAGTATTTTTGATGAAATCAACAGTACGATTCAAGAAGCCGATGATTTCCTTATTTTAGACCTTTTCTTATTTAACGGATACACGGATGGGAAAAGAGATTATCCAAAAATCAGTGAAGACTTAGCGAATACAGTAGTTGAAGTAATGAAGGCGAAGCCTAACCTGAAGGTTGTCCTTATTAGCGATGAAGTGAACACAACATATGGATCTCACGAGGCTGACCAAATAAATAAAATTAAGGAAATGGGCGCCGAAGTTATTTTCACTGATCTTGATCGGCTGCGAGATCCAAACTTATTTTATTCAGGGCTTTGGAGAATGGGGATCACCTGGTTTGGGCAAGAAGGCAAAGGATGGCTTCCAAACCCAATGGCACCCTCAGCACCAAAAGTCACTGCACGATCTTATCTAGAATTGCTTAATGTGAAAGCGAACCATCGTAAAACAGTGACTACAGAAGATGCGGGTATTATCATGTCTGCAAACCCTCATGATGCGAGCGGTTTTCATTCTAACATTGCCTTTAAAGTGAAAGGCGAGATTCTAAATGACCTTATCGAAACTGAAAAAGCAGTTGCCGCCTATTCTGGAGGAAACGTATCTTCATTTCCAGACACTAAGTTGACCGATGAGAGTCCCGAGACTCCTTCTAATGTTAAAGCTCAAATTGTGACAGAAAATAAAATTCAGGATAGTGTTGTGACAGCTATTGATGATGCCAAAAAAGAAGAGCTTATCTATATTGGAATGTTTTATCTGGCAGACCGGGATATCGTTGATGCGCTTGTTGACGCAACCGAACGAGAGGTCGACGTACGTCTAGTACTAGATCCCAATCAAAATGCCTTTGGACAGCAAAAAATCGGCTTACCTAACCTTCCTGTGACAGCTGAGCTAGAGAAACAAGGAAGTGAGCATCTTACAATTCGCTGGTATGACACAAATAAAGAGCAATTTCACACAAAACTATTGTATATAAAAGGAAATAAAGAGAGCACAATCATCGGTGGATCAGGCAACTATACCTCTAGAAACCTGGATGATTACAATATGGAAACGAATATTCATTTAAAAGCACCTAACGATACTAAAGTCGTCCAGGATGTTGACCGCTATTTTGAGCGAATTTGGTCAAATAAAGATGGAACCTATACAGCTGACTACGAAAAATATCAAAACTCTCTTTCCCCCTATAAATATGTCATGTATATTCTTCAAAAATTATTCCAAGTAACCACATATTAA
- a CDS encoding RQC-minor-2 family DNA-binding protein yields MTVEHHTYHFDAYPMFAFVPMGKKNKRIRTVGQKVQKGMIHRLHEHVKRKIGALIQEEKQKLQTFLEQENEAVLPIPLNKEDELYPHLIKPEQLLWQTFSPMHGLPIHNNSTYQEFYLQLSTEDLDRHLDRVIRDYLFCAELAEKSRVEWEERIIEAYQLHPFIQLAREKENVVKAVERMNHSPLISLLNSPEDLAYWRQRVDIVMRPYREVPDEWLWTEKGVCHHEKKMMLHPSSSDVEFYCEACGYAIYYDIEENHVHFKEEIDMDRAKKRIGTIERQFNKMVDKTPRLVEKIEEVSQAIQAFKPYAPLYAEVLQVQHTLSEEELALFEAPSTVTVYQQLKSVRLPEDRAGSPLIWFSHVLTDTIAPFKPRTVFPDLDQREITFVRDYLEKVKSISQNVPSNEEEYMNVKQHTMTFGQMKLLLHFIIRHENEPLHVLSKVFTGQATNAIRAQRLHENEVFGLLQNWQEKHVVKGIKYMEKDGLLLKISKGYGLTEKANRMLSREGE; encoded by the coding sequence ATGACAGTTGAACATCATACTTATCATTTTGATGCCTATCCGATGTTTGCGTTTGTTCCAATGGGAAAGAAAAATAAACGAATTAGAACGGTAGGTCAGAAAGTACAAAAAGGCATGATTCATCGTCTTCACGAACATGTGAAACGGAAGATTGGCGCTCTTATCCAGGAAGAGAAGCAGAAGTTGCAAACGTTTCTTGAACAGGAAAACGAAGCCGTTTTACCTATTCCTTTAAATAAAGAAGATGAGCTTTACCCACATCTTATCAAACCAGAGCAATTATTGTGGCAAACTTTTTCACCGATGCATGGCCTCCCCATCCATAACAATTCTACTTATCAAGAGTTTTATTTACAGTTATCAACGGAAGATCTTGATCGTCATCTCGATCGGGTTATTCGAGATTACCTTTTTTGCGCGGAGTTAGCTGAAAAGTCTCGTGTAGAATGGGAAGAGCGCATTATAGAGGCGTATCAACTTCATCCGTTTATTCAATTGGCTAGAGAGAAAGAAAACGTTGTAAAAGCGGTTGAAAGGATGAATCACTCGCCTCTTATCTCCCTTTTAAATTCTCCTGAAGATCTTGCTTACTGGCGACAACGAGTCGACATTGTGATGAGACCTTACCGCGAAGTTCCAGATGAATGGTTATGGACCGAAAAGGGAGTTTGTCATCATGAGAAGAAGATGATGCTTCACCCTTCTAGTAGTGATGTTGAATTTTATTGTGAGGCCTGCGGATATGCGATTTATTATGATATAGAGGAAAACCATGTCCATTTTAAAGAGGAAATTGACATGGACCGTGCGAAGAAACGTATCGGAACGATTGAACGACAATTCAATAAAATGGTAGACAAGACTCCACGTTTAGTAGAAAAAATAGAGGAAGTGTCTCAAGCGATTCAAGCATTCAAGCCGTATGCACCGCTTTATGCTGAAGTGCTACAAGTTCAGCATACTTTATCAGAAGAAGAACTTGCTTTATTTGAAGCGCCATCTACGGTTACGGTTTATCAGCAGCTCAAAAGCGTGAGACTGCCAGAAGATCGAGCAGGCTCACCACTTATTTGGTTTTCCCATGTATTAACCGATACCATAGCACCTTTTAAGCCTCGGACAGTTTTTCCGGATTTGGATCAAAGGGAAATCACCTTTGTTCGAGACTACCTGGAAAAAGTAAAGTCAATCAGTCAAAATGTCCCTTCGAATGAGGAAGAATACATGAATGTAAAGCAACATACGATGACATTTGGTCAGATGAAGTTATTGCTTCACTTCATTATCAGGCATGAAAATGAGCCACTTCATGTGCTCTCAAAAGTCTTTACCGGACAAGCAACAAATGCGATACGAGCACAGAGACTACATGAAAATGAGGTGTTCGGTCTTTTACAGAATTGGCAAGAAAAACATGTTGTCAAAGGGATCAAATACATGGAGAAAGACGGCTTGCTGCTTAAAATCTCCAAAGGCTATGGGCTGACAGAGAAGGCCAATCGAATGTTAAGTAGAGAGGGCGAATAG
- a CDS encoding ABC transporter ATP-binding protein yields MEHGPGKVLSLKGLTKWYGEKLVLDNIDLDVYEGQIIGYIGPNGAGKSTTVKIMLGLEATYAGEVEIFGENIKKNSVDYKKRIGYVPESADLYDNLSAQEYLTFTGELYGLDADTAEYKARLLMRVFELEDVYESRISSYSKGMKQKVLLISSLLHDPDILFLDEPINGLDANSVMVFKEILAQLAAQGKTIFYSSHIMEVVQKISSRILLLNDGKIVADGSFEQLRQKNKEGSLEEIFNQLTGFNEHQNLAEDFVQIVQREDV; encoded by the coding sequence ATGGAACACGGACCGGGAAAAGTACTTTCTTTGAAAGGATTGACGAAGTGGTACGGAGAAAAGCTCGTTCTAGATAATATTGATCTTGATGTTTATGAAGGGCAAATTATTGGTTACATTGGTCCGAATGGGGCTGGTAAGAGTACCACCGTTAAAATCATGCTCGGATTAGAAGCTACTTACGCTGGTGAAGTTGAGATATTTGGAGAAAATATTAAAAAGAATAGCGTTGATTATAAAAAGAGAATCGGGTATGTTCCAGAATCGGCGGACCTTTATGATAACTTATCTGCGCAGGAGTACCTAACGTTTACAGGTGAACTCTACGGATTAGATGCTGATACAGCGGAATATAAAGCTAGATTGCTGATGAGAGTGTTTGAGCTTGAAGACGTTTATGAATCTCGTATTTCATCCTACTCAAAAGGTATGAAGCAAAAAGTCTTACTGATTTCTAGCTTGCTTCATGACCCTGATATTCTTTTTCTCGATGAACCGATCAATGGTCTTGATGCGAATAGTGTCATGGTGTTTAAAGAAATCCTTGCTCAGCTTGCGGCTCAGGGGAAAACGATTTTCTACTCTTCGCACATTATGGAGGTCGTTCAGAAAATTAGTAGCCGTATTCTCCTTCTAAATGATGGCAAGATTGTTGCGGATGGAAGCTTTGAACAGCTTCGTCAAAAAAATAAAGAGGGCTCACTTGAGGAGATATTTAATCAATTAACAGGTTTTAATGAGCATCAAAATCTTGCGGAGGATTTTGTGCAGATCGTGCAGCGTGAAGATGTATGA
- a CDS encoding MFS transporter, producing the protein MNEKTTSSYFKTILLLSVAVWLVVMNTTMFNVALPNVLTEFNLSPADGAWIVSGYSIILAIFTITYTRLSDYLPIRRLLISGIVIFGLGSVLGFFSETFPLLLAARLLQATGAAAIPGLSMVFAGRFIPFSSRGRAMAMIASASSLGFGLGPVVGGVVTEYLDWNYLFTVTLFVVLLIPILFRRLPEEEVRKGSFDIIGGLLTGATVTSFLLYISTFNWLFLALGIIVGGLLWLRITRTDIPFIQPSLFKNKGYRKLLYMSYLGFTTHFAILLLMPLMLQNVYEKGPSVVGYIIFPGAMLSAVAAIYVGRLLDRYGNMKVIYLAHGLLLISTVIFYFLSPLNEYMIMIGYMFTSFGFSSLSSSTTNEVSRILPSEEIATGIGMKQLIQFVGSASGSVAGGIMLELNGLTYSTESFQLTYIFLLILMALSAIIMWVYARKLKTSV; encoded by the coding sequence ATGAACGAGAAAACAACTTCAAGCTATTTCAAAACCATTCTTCTTTTAAGTGTGGCGGTCTGGCTTGTTGTCATGAATACAACAATGTTTAATGTTGCTTTACCAAATGTATTAACTGAATTTAACCTTTCCCCTGCAGATGGCGCCTGGATTGTGTCTGGATACTCCATTATCCTCGCAATTTTCACGATTACGTATACTCGTCTATCGGATTATCTACCGATCAGACGCCTCTTAATTTCAGGGATTGTCATATTTGGACTCGGATCAGTTCTTGGCTTCTTTTCAGAGACATTTCCACTACTATTAGCTGCACGTCTTTTACAAGCAACCGGAGCAGCTGCAATACCTGGACTATCTATGGTTTTTGCGGGACGATTTATTCCATTTTCAAGTCGCGGACGGGCGATGGCCATGATTGCTTCAGCATCATCGCTCGGATTCGGACTTGGCCCTGTCGTTGGGGGAGTCGTAACGGAGTATCTTGATTGGAATTATCTTTTCACTGTAACTTTATTTGTAGTTTTACTCATACCAATTCTCTTTCGTCGTCTTCCGGAAGAGGAGGTTCGTAAAGGAAGCTTTGACATTATAGGAGGACTATTGACAGGGGCTACTGTTACAAGCTTTCTACTCTATATTTCAACTTTTAATTGGCTGTTTTTAGCTCTGGGCATTATCGTAGGCGGACTCCTCTGGCTTCGAATTACAAGAACAGATATCCCTTTTATTCAACCGTCTCTTTTTAAAAACAAAGGATATCGAAAGCTATTGTATATGAGCTACCTTGGGTTCACGACCCACTTTGCCATTTTACTTCTTATGCCACTCATGCTTCAGAACGTTTATGAAAAAGGACCTTCTGTCGTAGGGTATATTATTTTTCCAGGCGCCATGCTTTCCGCAGTTGCCGCTATTTATGTTGGTAGACTACTTGATCGATACGGAAACATGAAAGTGATTTATCTTGCTCACGGTCTGCTTCTCATCTCCACCGTGATTTTCTATTTCCTATCACCTCTAAATGAGTACATGATTATGATTGGCTATATGTTCACAAGCTTTGGCTTCTCAAGCCTTTCATCTAGTACCACGAACGAGGTGTCACGCATTCTTCCTTCTGAAGAAATCGCCACTGGCATTGGTATGAAACAGCTCATACAATTTGTCGGGAGCGCCTCAGGATCTGTAGCTGGTGGGATCATGCTTGAACTTAACGGATTAACGTATAGCACAGAATCATTCCAGCTAACGTATATCTTCTTATTGATCCTAATGGCACTATCAGCCATCATCATGTGGGTATACGCCCGCAAATTGAAAACCTCAGTATAG
- a CDS encoding class I SAM-dependent rRNA methyltransferase — MRNERSVQVQAKHQKKFYKGYPLIFKEAIVNADVLKEEGTILRLEDEKGQFIARGYYGRQNKGYGWVLSQNEQEAIDQDFFVRKIQQALRHRTSFFEDPTTTAFRVVNGEGDGLGGVTIDYFDGYYLINWYSEGIYSFKNVVVEALKQLVDFKGIYEKKRFDAKGQYVEDDDFVEGERGEFPLIVKENGVNFAVYLNEGAMVGVFLDQRPVRKLIRDQYAKGKTVLNTFSYTGAFSVFAVEGGATGTTSVDLANRSLNKTIEQFSVNGIDYEEQNILVMDVFKYFKYAVKKNLSFDMVILDPPSFARSKKHTFSAAKDYKDLLKDAISITEDNGVIVASTNYSGYDMKKFKGFVDQAFKETNGKYELLEEFTLPEDFRTIKEFREGNYLKVVFIKKIK; from the coding sequence ATGAGGAACGAACGAAGCGTGCAGGTGCAAGCAAAGCATCAAAAGAAATTTTATAAAGGATATCCCCTTATATTCAAGGAAGCGATTGTGAATGCAGACGTCTTGAAAGAAGAAGGGACGATTCTAAGACTAGAAGATGAGAAAGGTCAGTTTATTGCTAGAGGCTATTATGGAAGGCAAAACAAGGGGTATGGCTGGGTGCTCTCACAAAATGAACAAGAAGCAATTGATCAGGACTTTTTTGTGAGGAAAATCCAGCAAGCCCTTCGTCATCGTACTTCGTTCTTTGAAGATCCAACAACAACGGCATTTCGCGTGGTGAATGGTGAAGGAGATGGCCTGGGAGGCGTAACCATCGATTATTTCGACGGTTATTACCTTATTAACTGGTACAGTGAAGGGATTTATTCGTTTAAAAATGTTGTAGTAGAGGCGTTAAAACAGCTTGTGGATTTTAAAGGTATCTATGAGAAGAAACGCTTTGATGCGAAAGGTCAGTATGTAGAAGATGATGATTTTGTTGAAGGAGAACGCGGCGAATTTCCGCTAATTGTGAAAGAAAATGGCGTGAACTTTGCAGTGTATTTAAATGAAGGTGCCATGGTTGGAGTATTTCTTGATCAGCGCCCTGTTCGAAAGCTAATCCGTGATCAATACGCGAAGGGAAAAACAGTATTAAATACGTTCTCCTACACAGGTGCTTTCTCGGTATTTGCGGTTGAAGGTGGTGCGACGGGTACAACAAGCGTTGATCTTGCTAATCGAAGCTTGAATAAGACGATCGAGCAGTTTAGCGTCAACGGCATTGATTATGAAGAGCAAAACATCCTCGTGATGGATGTATTTAAATACTTCAAGTACGCCGTTAAAAAGAACTTATCTTTTGATATGGTGATTCTTGATCCTCCAAGTTTTGCACGTTCTAAGAAACATACATTTAGTGCTGCTAAAGATTATAAAGATCTGTTGAAAGATGCAATTTCAATTACGGAAGATAATGGTGTGATTGTCGCTTCAACGAACTATAGCGGCTATGATATGAAGAAATTTAAGGGGTTTGTTGATCAGGCATTTAAAGAAACGAACGGCAAATATGAGCTGCTTGAAGAATTTACACTACCTGAAGATTTTCGTACAATCAAAGAGTTTCGTGAAGGAAACTATCTTAAGGTTGTTTTCATAAAGAAAATAAAATAG
- a CDS encoding NAD(P)-dependent oxidoreductase, with product MKLIVFGATGGTGNAFVKLAIAAGHTVTAFVRTPSKLETTHKNLSVEIGDAMQSADVKQAITSDVDAVISCLGANGLGKTTDLSTMTANILDAMSIHDVKRIVYMASAGINKEIPGVTGFVAGKLLQNVLADHRRAVDLLAASEAEWTVARPMGLTNDDRTGEYRKARSGIPKGGRRIARSDVADFMLHTVTDHLYIRESIGLAY from the coding sequence ATGAAACTAATTGTATTCGGAGCTACAGGCGGTACAGGAAATGCTTTTGTGAAACTGGCCATTGCAGCGGGCCATACCGTCACTGCATTTGTTCGAACACCTTCAAAACTTGAAACGACTCACAAAAATTTATCAGTTGAAATTGGCGATGCGATGCAGTCTGCTGATGTGAAGCAGGCGATAACTTCTGACGTTGATGCCGTTATTTCATGTTTGGGTGCTAATGGACTTGGAAAAACAACAGATCTTTCTACAATGACGGCAAATATCCTCGATGCGATGAGCATTCATGATGTAAAGCGGATCGTTTATATGGCTTCTGCTGGGATTAATAAAGAGATTCCTGGAGTGACAGGGTTTGTTGCAGGCAAGCTGTTGCAGAACGTCCTTGCTGATCATCGAAGAGCAGTCGACCTTCTTGCTGCAAGTGAAGCAGAGTGGACAGTGGCTCGTCCAATGGGATTAACGAATGATGATCGGACTGGAGAGTATCGGAAAGCGCGAAGTGGCATTCCAAAAGGGGGACGTCGCATCGCTCGATCAGATGTAGCTGATTTTATGCTTCATACCGTAACAGATCATCTCTACATTCGAGAATCGATCGGACTTGCATACTAA
- a CDS encoding iron-containing alcohol dehydrogenase: MTLTYSQYMLRTAIHSGAGTRALVPDLFRGLQAKRVVLFSDHGLEKAGVVEKIKEIFELTPHGTGPELAGIYLDINQDAGSHDVNAALQFAREVSADGLLAVGGGSVMDTVKGVKYALHNGLTDIKEATPGGLLYLSWPEATHIPIPHISIPTTAGTGSEVSPIAVIYNEEIKMKTNIIHPFINADMAILDPELTTGLPPIITAFTGFDALTHAIEAFVSPSATSLTDAYALQSIRLIESHLSTAVNQGDNLTARMEMLQASMMGITAFSFALNAIPVHNFAHAYGALFRIPHGLANAVFLPVVMEMLPDLYLPKIKELARALHLETTGKNNDALLQAVIHKLNEMQQNVGLPANFKDYDIKPDALDATIAAVKMDPAALNYPLPPELIRAVGERVIHSQKVSV; the protein is encoded by the coding sequence ATGACATTAACATATTCTCAATATATGCTTCGAACGGCCATTCATAGCGGGGCAGGAACTCGGGCACTTGTACCCGATCTGTTCAGAGGACTTCAAGCAAAGCGTGTGGTTCTCTTTAGTGACCACGGACTTGAAAAAGCTGGTGTCGTTGAAAAGATCAAAGAGATATTCGAGCTGACACCACATGGGACTGGCCCTGAACTTGCAGGGATTTATCTTGATATCAATCAAGATGCAGGGAGTCATGATGTTAATGCAGCGCTTCAATTTGCCAGGGAAGTAAGTGCGGATGGGCTACTCGCTGTTGGCGGTGGCAGCGTGATGGACACCGTGAAAGGGGTGAAATACGCCCTTCACAACGGATTAACAGATATTAAAGAAGCTACTCCAGGAGGACTTCTCTATTTATCCTGGCCAGAGGCCACTCATATACCAATTCCCCACATCTCGATCCCTACAACCGCTGGTACAGGATCAGAGGTATCTCCTATTGCCGTGATTTATAACGAAGAAATCAAGATGAAGACAAACATTATTCATCCATTTATTAATGCCGATATGGCTATATTGGATCCAGAATTGACAACGGGATTACCACCTATCATTACGGCTTTTACTGGATTTGATGCGTTAACTCACGCAATTGAAGCATTCGTCTCACCATCAGCCACATCGCTAACTGATGCTTATGCCCTCCAGTCTATTCGCTTGATTGAGTCACATCTCTCAACTGCCGTCAACCAGGGAGATAACCTCACAGCACGTATGGAAATGCTCCAAGCGAGTATGATGGGTATAACGGCATTTAGCTTCGCCCTTAATGCCATTCCTGTGCATAATTTTGCGCATGCGTATGGAGCTCTTTTCCGCATTCCACACGGCCTTGCGAATGCCGTTTTTCTTCCGGTTGTGATGGAAATGCTCCCTGATCTCTATCTTCCAAAAATAAAGGAACTTGCTCGTGCCCTTCATTTAGAGACAACCGGCAAGAATAATGACGCGTTGCTACAAGCTGTCATTCATAAACTAAATGAAATGCAGCAGAACGTTGGTCTTCCAGCTAATTTCAAAGATTATGACATTAAGCCTGATGCACTTGACGCTACAATCGCAGCGGTAAAAATGGATCCTGCTGCTCTCAATTATCCACTTCCACCAGAATTAATTCGTGCAGTTGGCGAGCGCGTCATTCATTCCCAGAAGGTATCCGTATAA